The Chloroflexota bacterium genome contains a region encoding:
- a CDS encoding YgiT-type zinc finger protein: MMTEDSTTNETTLYTCPECQVGVFRLKHITYFTRMRDELLTVPEFPAWVCDMCGRREFDQRALNWLSVLLDSQRALNSSARRRAQHNAPADEPPHSTISE; the protein is encoded by the coding sequence ATGATGACTGAAGATTCTACCACCAACGAAACCACGCTATATACTTGCCCCGAGTGTCAGGTGGGTGTTTTCCGACTGAAGCATATTACTTATTTCACGCGCATGAGGGATGAATTGCTGACTGTTCCGGAGTTCCCTGCCTGGGTGTGCGATATGTGCGGCAGGCGTGAATTTGATCAGCGGGCGCTCAACTGGCTCTCGGTATTGCTCGATTCGCAACGCGCCCTGAACTCATCGGCGCGCCGCCGAGCGCAACACAACGCTCCTGCCGATGAACCACCTCACTCAACAATATCAGAATGA
- a CDS encoding GNAT family N-acetyltransferase, with translation MTLSPFHGERVYLRAFEPDDAPNLQRDLNRPELIGRRCIPWRFPAELPLSLKQAQAIIERWAEGENQFHLAVVLARDEKQIGHVNGEWGWDAHCPEIEIRIAPDYQRQGYGSEVMQLLLDYFFERTPAYNLGSGMADWNQAARKFAQKFGFTETGKMRRAGLRDGAYFDWIGVDILRPEWLAQKGAA, from the coding sequence ATGACCCTGTCCCCCTTTCACGGTGAGCGCGTTTACCTGCGCGCTTTCGAACCGGATGACGCACCCAATTTGCAACGCGATCTCAATCGCCCGGAATTGATCGGGCGGCGTTGTATTCCCTGGCGTTTTCCCGCCGAATTGCCGCTCTCGCTGAAACAGGCCCAGGCGATTATTGAACGTTGGGCGGAGGGCGAAAACCAGTTTCATCTGGCGGTGGTGTTGGCCCGCGATGAAAAACAGATCGGGCACGTCAACGGCGAATGGGGCTGGGATGCCCACTGCCCGGAGATTGAAATCCGCATCGCACCCGATTACCAACGTCAGGGCTATGGCAGCGAAGTCATGCAATTACTGCTGGACTACTTTTTCGAGCGCACACCGGCATATAATCTTGGCAGCGGCATGGCCGACTGGAATCAGGCGGCGCGCAAATTTGCCCAAAAATTTGGCTTCACCGAAACCGGCAAAATGCGCCGGGCAGGTTTGCGTGATGGCGCTTATTTCGACTGGATCGGCGTCGATATTTTGCGCCCCGAATGGCTGGCACAGAAAGGAGCCGCGTGA
- a CDS encoding GNAT family N-acetyltransferase → MALVGKNILLRAQRPEDLPFLAELRNDLETQAWSKTLPPDYTELMFTKQFEAREFSYDPKAARFIIESKENAERIGHIGYNGLESRWDVTIGIMMAKKFWGGGTAMDALETLLRFLFEELGVRVVRLWTHSGNPRAVGSAEKLGFQQSYRRRESIFKSGECYDNLSMDLLREEYYALHPELPNNLPPLEFDLSAP, encoded by the coding sequence ATGGCTTTAGTTGGAAAAAACATCCTCCTGCGCGCGCAGCGCCCCGAAGATTTGCCCTTTCTGGCCGAATTGCGCAACGATCTCGAAACCCAGGCCTGGAGCAAAACCCTGCCCCCAGACTATACGGAATTAATGTTCACGAAGCAATTTGAAGCCCGTGAGTTTTCCTATGACCCGAAAGCTGCCCGTTTTATCATCGAGAGCAAAGAAAACGCCGAACGCATCGGCCACATCGGCTACAATGGCCTTGAATCGCGTTGGGATGTGACCATCGGGATTATGATGGCGAAAAAATTCTGGGGCGGCGGAACGGCAATGGACGCGCTGGAAACGCTACTGCGCTTTCTTTTTGAAGAACTCGGTGTGCGCGTGGTGCGCCTGTGGACGCATTCAGGCAACCCGCGCGCCGTTGGCTCGGCGGAAAAACTGGGCTTCCAGCAGTCCTACCGCCGCCGCGAATCCATTTTCAAGAGCGGCGAATGCTACGACAACCTCAGCATGGATTTGCTGCGCGAGGAATACTACGCCCTGCACCCCGAACTCCCAAACAACCTGCCGCCGCTCGAATTCGATTTGTCAGCCCCCTGA
- the ychF gene encoding redox-regulated ATPase YchF produces the protein MKLGIIGLPQAGKTTIFNALTRGDRPTSMGGGRFDVHTAVVDVPDPRVDALSEMFQPKKTTYAKVTYADIAGLEGSASGDLSGPLLNQLSQMDGFIHVVRCFEDENMPHPAGNIDPLRDVAAMDTEFLLNDMLAVERKLEKLAEERKKGAGRDKAVIERESTLFERLRSALEAEKPLRELELSKDERNIIAGFGFLTRKYTLLVLNLAEGQAPPEIDYPCGKRICTIPLQGQLEMEISKLSAEEAAVFMEEYNISEPILKRMIQASYELLDLQSFFTVGEDEVRAWTVRRGALAPEAAGTIHSDLEKGFIRAEVVPYEDLVELGGMAEARNKGKLRLEGKQYLVQDGDIMHVRFNV, from the coding sequence ATGAAACTCGGAATTATCGGCCTTCCTCAGGCAGGAAAAACAACTATTTTTAACGCCCTCACCCGCGGCGACCGCCCTACCTCCATGGGTGGGGGGCGATTCGATGTGCATACCGCGGTGGTGGATGTCCCCGATCCGCGCGTCGACGCACTCTCGGAGATGTTCCAGCCTAAAAAGACGACCTACGCCAAAGTGACGTATGCGGACATTGCCGGATTAGAGGGTTCTGCCAGTGGGGACCTTTCTGGCCCGTTGTTGAATCAACTCTCGCAGATGGATGGCTTCATCCATGTGGTGCGCTGCTTTGAAGATGAGAATATGCCCCACCCAGCGGGTAACATTGACCCCTTGCGCGACGTGGCCGCGATGGATACGGAATTTTTGCTCAATGATATGCTCGCCGTTGAACGCAAACTGGAAAAACTGGCCGAAGAGCGCAAAAAAGGCGCGGGGCGCGACAAAGCCGTCATCGAACGTGAATCAACCCTGTTTGAACGTCTGCGCAGCGCCCTTGAGGCCGAGAAACCCCTGCGGGAGTTGGAACTCTCCAAAGATGAGCGCAATATCATCGCCGGGTTTGGCTTCCTGACCCGCAAATATACATTATTGGTACTCAATCTCGCCGAAGGGCAAGCCCCACCTGAAATTGACTATCCCTGCGGAAAACGCATTTGCACGATCCCCCTGCAAGGCCAGTTGGAAATGGAGATTTCGAAACTCTCCGCCGAAGAAGCCGCCGTATTCATGGAGGAGTACAACATTTCAGAGCCGATCCTGAAACGCATGATTCAGGCCTCATATGAATTGCTCGATCTACAATCGTTCTTCACCGTGGGTGAAGACGAAGTGCGCGCCTGGACGGTGCGACGCGGCGCATTGGCCCCCGAAGCAGCGGGCACGATCCACAGCGACCTGGAGAAAGGCTTCATCCGCGCCGAAGTGGTGCCCTATGAAGACCTGGTAGAACTGGGCGGGATGGCCGAAGCGCGCAACAAGGGCAAATTACGACTGGAAGGCAAACAATATCTGGTGCAAGATGGCGATATTATGCACGTAAGGTTTAATGTCTGA
- a CDS encoding M3 family oligoendopeptidase — MTAYQLSPWCLNDLYPAIDAPEVEASFKKLEEKAAAFEVRRAALTEEIDFEDFMDVIKEIEVLTLEGSRLATYPGLLFAADTQDQDVQSLYARVQQFVAKVQNLTLFFSLWWKELNNAKANELMSLSDGYRYWLEEMRHFKPHTLTEPEEKIINIKDVTGAQALVTLYDSITNRYAFKVEVDGEVQEFTRGQLIPLIQGGDPDLRAAAYQEQYRVYEDDGPILGQMYQNLIRDWQAENVELRNYATPISARNLVNDLPDDVVNILLDVCEKNADIFQRYFKLKAKWLGVEKLRRYDVYAPVAEADKTYAFNTGVELTLEAFAEFDPRVAELAAKVFEDGHIDSEVRKGKQDGAFCASVVPGHTPYVKVNYQGKANDVATLAHELGHAIHAMLAFDHNVFTFHSALPMAENASTFAEMLLVDRLLEVEEDPAVRRDILFRQVDDAYATIIRQAFFAMFEVTAHDMVAEGATVDKLSEAYMENLRKQFGDAIELSDEFKWEWVSIPHFFHVPFYVYAYSFGQLLVLSLYKQFKAEGEAFKPRYIKILEAGGSASPTDICAAAGLDITKAEFWQGGFDVIAEMVAQLEAIPVE, encoded by the coding sequence ATGACCGCATATCAACTATCACCCTGGTGTCTGAACGATCTTTATCCCGCCATCGACGCGCCGGAAGTAGAAGCGTCTTTCAAAAAATTGGAAGAAAAAGCCGCCGCGTTTGAAGTGCGCCGCGCCGCGCTGACCGAGGAGATTGATTTCGAAGATTTCATGGATGTGATTAAAGAAATCGAAGTGCTGACCCTCGAGGGCAGCCGTCTGGCGACGTACCCGGGGTTGTTGTTTGCTGCCGATACGCAAGATCAGGACGTGCAGTCGCTCTATGCGCGCGTGCAACAATTTGTTGCTAAAGTGCAAAACCTGACCCTGTTCTTCTCGCTATGGTGGAAAGAGTTGAACAACGCAAAAGCCAACGAACTGATGTCGCTCTCAGATGGCTACCGCTATTGGTTGGAGGAGATGCGCCACTTTAAACCCCACACTCTCACCGAACCCGAAGAGAAAATCATCAATATCAAAGATGTTACCGGCGCGCAGGCGTTGGTCACACTATATGATTCGATCACCAATCGTTATGCTTTCAAGGTTGAGGTGGACGGCGAAGTGCAGGAATTTACCCGCGGGCAGCTGATTCCGCTGATTCAGGGCGGTGATCCCGATTTGCGCGCCGCAGCCTATCAGGAACAGTATCGCGTCTATGAGGATGACGGCCCAATTTTGGGGCAAATGTACCAAAACCTGATCCGCGATTGGCAGGCCGAAAATGTGGAGTTGCGCAACTATGCCACGCCGATCTCGGCCCGCAATCTGGTCAACGATCTGCCCGACGATGTCGTTAATATTCTGCTGGATGTGTGCGAAAAGAACGCCGATATTTTCCAGCGTTATTTCAAACTCAAAGCCAAATGGCTGGGTGTGGAAAAATTGCGCCGCTACGATGTCTATGCCCCCGTAGCCGAGGCTGACAAAACCTACGCTTTCAACACTGGCGTAGAACTCACCCTGGAAGCGTTTGCAGAGTTTGATCCGCGCGTGGCGGAGTTGGCCGCAAAGGTCTTTGAAGACGGCCATATTGACAGCGAAGTGCGCAAGGGCAAACAAGATGGCGCCTTCTGCGCCTCGGTAGTGCCGGGGCATACGCCCTATGTCAAAGTGAATTACCAGGGCAAAGCCAATGACGTCGCTACGCTGGCGCACGAGTTGGGTCACGCCATTCATGCCATGCTGGCCTTTGATCATAATGTATTCACGTTCCACTCTGCGCTGCCGATGGCTGAGAATGCCTCCACCTTCGCCGAGATGCTGCTAGTAGACCGTCTGCTCGAAGTGGAAGAAGACCCCGCCGTGCGGCGCGATATTCTCTTCCGCCAGGTGGATGATGCCTACGCCACAATTATTCGCCAGGCATTTTTCGCCATGTTCGAAGTCACCGCGCACGATATGGTCGCCGAGGGCGCCACGGTGGATAAACTCTCTGAAGCTTATATGGAAAATCTCCGCAAGCAGTTTGGCGATGCGATTGAACTCAGCGATGAATTCAAATGGGAATGGGTCTCGATCCCCCATTTTTTCCATGTGCCGTTCTATGTTTATGCCTACAGCTTTGGGCAATTGCTGGTGCTCTCGCTTTACAAACAGTTTAAGGCCGAAGGTGAGGCCTTCAAGCCGCGCTATATCAAAATTCTCGAAGCGGGTGGCTCTGCATCCCCGACGGATATTTGTGCCGCGGCTGGCCTGGATATTACTAAAGCCGAATTCTGGCAGGGCGGTTTCGATGTGATTGCCGAGATGGTGGCACAGTTAGAAGCTATTCCGGTGGAGTAA
- a CDS encoding sugar ABC transporter permease translates to MNIAFFSGRRLRLWREYITAYLMIAPASILIFTFGIFPVGFALFVSMHKWRLKRGAFLGAENYIRALENLAYIAFFILAIGLVAWAVISLRRAYRQTQEFDDKPWALLFPAVLLALTFLSLVYWAFRVLPGALDIADKIIGVTKTRELFMQLLAEAFYLPQAYTPWLVFLALGLAVLIVLVVYTYVRMFANPRHLGYLFQFTGAVLGLIIGGWLLWVNFTLVKAAYSLALETGQDAGIWPQVITVASGVILLYAGWKVWQRGLAQANNISFFIHVLGAMTMLVGAWLLIGELPTLIASGDKDIWVGLKVTIFYSLGTVPFQLTFSLFLAILLFQKLWGSEVFRMLYFLPYVTPTVASAAIFRQLFSNRYQAPINQLLLNLGIAPQQWIREPRGIFTLLAEGLNIAWPEWAAGPSMALLVIMIYSIWTYIGYDTVIYLAGLGNISTELIEAAQIDGAGRWETFRHITLPLLSPTTYFLSLLAIIGTFKAFNHIWVMRQGLALGTTDTFSVVIFAEFFEKLRYGYASALAFVLFAVILSLTYINNKIQGARVFYG, encoded by the coding sequence GTGAATATTGCTTTCTTTTCCGGACGACGGTTACGATTATGGCGGGAATATATCACCGCATATTTAATGATCGCACCGGCATCGATTCTCATCTTTACGTTTGGAATTTTTCCAGTGGGGTTTGCGTTATTTGTGAGTATGCACAAATGGCGGCTGAAACGGGGTGCTTTTTTGGGGGCCGAGAACTATATTCGAGCGTTGGAAAATTTAGCTTATATTGCCTTCTTTATCCTGGCAATTGGTCTTGTAGCCTGGGCTGTGATCAGCCTCCGGCGCGCATATCGTCAGACACAGGAATTTGACGACAAGCCCTGGGCGTTGTTGTTCCCTGCCGTTTTGCTGGCGTTAACATTCTTGAGTCTGGTGTATTGGGCTTTCCGCGTGCTGCCCGGCGCTTTGGATATTGCCGACAAAATCATTGGCGTGACCAAGACGCGGGAACTATTCATGCAGCTTTTGGCGGAAGCTTTTTATCTGCCACAAGCCTATACGCCATGGCTGGTTTTTCTGGCGCTGGGGCTTGCTGTGCTGATCGTACTGGTTGTCTATACATACGTACGCATGTTTGCCAATCCGCGCCATCTGGGGTATCTATTTCAATTTACTGGAGCCGTTTTGGGATTAATAATCGGCGGCTGGCTTTTATGGGTCAATTTTACACTGGTGAAAGCTGCCTACTCACTGGCGCTTGAAACCGGCCAGGATGCTGGAATCTGGCCACAAGTGATTACAGTGGCTTCGGGCGTGATCTTGCTCTACGCAGGTTGGAAAGTCTGGCAACGCGGCCTTGCACAAGCCAACAATATTTCGTTTTTTATCCATGTTTTGGGGGCAATGACAATGCTAGTTGGGGCCTGGCTGCTGATTGGCGAGTTGCCTACATTGATTGCCTCTGGCGATAAAGATATTTGGGTCGGGCTGAAAGTTACCATCTTCTACTCGTTGGGAACAGTCCCCTTTCAGTTAACCTTCTCGCTCTTTCTGGCGATATTGCTCTTCCAAAAATTATGGGGTTCTGAAGTATTCCGCATGTTGTATTTCTTGCCCTATGTCACGCCCACTGTCGCCAGCGCAGCGATTTTCCGGCAATTATTCTCTAATCGTTATCAGGCGCCAATAAATCAATTATTACTAAATCTGGGGATTGCCCCCCAGCAATGGATTCGCGAACCGCGCGGTATTTTCACACTTTTAGCAGAGGGCTTGAATATTGCCTGGCCGGAATGGGCTGCCGGGCCAAGTATGGCTTTGCTGGTAATTATGATCTACTCAATCTGGACGTATATTGGCTATGACACAGTGATTTACCTGGCCGGATTGGGGAATATTTCCACCGAGTTGATTGAAGCCGCCCAAATTGACGGCGCCGGGCGCTGGGAAACCTTCCGGCATATCACCCTGCCGCTGCTCTCGCCGACCACCTACTTTCTCTCGCTGTTGGCAATTATTGGCACGTTTAAGGCCTTCAATCATATCTGGGTCATGCGGCAAGGTTTGGCGCTTGGCACAACCGATACATTCAGTGTGGTCATCTTTGCTGAATTTTTTGAGAAACTACGCTATGGCTACGCCTCGGCGCTGGCGTTTGTGCTATTTGCTGTCATTCTTAGCCTGACGTATATCAATAATAAAATTCAGGGCGCGCGCGTATTTTATGGGTAA
- a CDS encoding carbohydrate ABC transporter permease → MNNGQHFWNLSRKVAKNISVYSFLILGIVISITPFIWMIMTSFMSLGEAQGIRWIPSELHFENYVNAWKEAAFSEYFVNSVAITLITLSGELTFSIMAAYAFARIKFPGRDAIFGLLLSTIMIPAMVNIIPNFLTVTWLGRIGPIKWINNWPALTIPFMGSIFSIFLLRQFFAQIPDELFDAARIDGAGHLRFLAQVVLPLSKAPVMVIIVLSFIGSWNALAWPMLVTNSPEWRPIAVGLYNFVEEAGQMLHLMMAGAFITIIPILVLYFFTQKQFTESIARSGLKG, encoded by the coding sequence ATGAACAACGGACAACATTTCTGGAATCTATCTCGCAAAGTAGCGAAAAATATTTCGGTTTACTCATTTCTTATTTTGGGCATTGTGATTTCAATTACGCCCTTTATATGGATGATAATGACCTCTTTCATGTCGCTGGGGGAAGCCCAGGGCATCCGCTGGATTCCATCGGAACTGCACTTTGAAAACTATGTCAACGCCTGGAAAGAAGCCGCCTTCTCCGAATATTTCGTCAACAGTGTAGCGATTACCCTCATTACGCTGTCCGGTGAACTGACTTTCAGTATAATGGCGGCCTACGCGTTTGCCCGCATTAAATTCCCCGGGCGTGATGCCATCTTTGGGCTGTTGCTCAGCACGATTATGATCCCGGCGATGGTTAATATCATCCCCAATTTCCTCACCGTCACCTGGTTGGGGCGTATCGGCCCCATCAAATGGATCAACAACTGGCCCGCGCTGACCATCCCCTTCATGGGCAGTATCTTCTCCATTTTCCTGTTGCGCCAATTCTTTGCCCAAATCCCCGATGAACTTTTTGACGCCGCCCGCATCGATGGGGCCGGGCATTTGCGTTTCCTGGCACAGGTAGTGCTGCCGCTTTCCAAAGCGCCGGTGATGGTCATCATTGTACTTTCGTTCATCGGTTCGTGGAACGCGCTGGCCTGGCCGATGCTGGTCACAAACTCTCCGGAGTGGCGGCCTATCGCCGTGGGCTTATATAACTTTGTCGAAGAAGCCGGGCAAATGTTGCACCTGATGATGGCTGGCGCATTCATCACCATCATCCCCATTTTGGTGCTGTACTTCTTCACGCAAAAACAATTCACTGAGAGTATCGCCCGCAGCGGTCTGAAGGGTTAG